A single genomic interval of Alcaligenes sp. SDU_A2 harbors:
- a CDS encoding DUF294 nucleotidyltransferase-like domain-containing protein: MSFSIPGESVAKTAVRQKAPGILAWLMAYPPFNQMQAQHCDYLIEHSELRFFASGQILLSAGQQVDTLYILRQGQVVNVEQGEDVDHVAGDVLAVRELIGGQTLGSDYRVLDDCFALGVDGQAVAHLLSVSEPFREYCLRGASSLLASVWRSAQAHASAELGASYTLDMGLQALAQRGVLSCLPDCPVEQAVRRMHERQFSSIVVVNGDDHPLGIFTLRDLRRLIAGGHYDPRQAMSQVMTANPIWLAPDASAFDAALLMVEHHIGHVCLVQDHKVVGMVSERDVFSLQRVDLVHLSRALRCAHDIAALVELQADTGRLVDAMLAHGARPEQLTAVVTRLNDHTVRRVIELCLPSQSLADIDFCWLAFGSQARGEQTRFTDQDNGILFVADSAAQAQACRERLLPFARRVNEALDRCGMRWCSGNIMASNPELCLSEQEWLQRFQVMIERPAPEQLLESTIYFDCRSIWGSDAVLQRLQRRVLGMVNDNPAFQRMLAHSACQSRIPSGKPRSRLEALVGQGEDMLDIKKHALAPLVDVLRVLALAYGCDQAASLDRLAFLTQRGVFSREESEGLHEAYRYLQLLRLQHHQRQLQQQGEADNLIRLDSLGALDSRVLREALAQVRRAQRILALRYRL, encoded by the coding sequence ATGTCGTTCTCTATTCCCGGTGAATCCGTTGCCAAGACTGCCGTGCGCCAGAAGGCTCCCGGCATCCTGGCCTGGCTGATGGCGTATCCGCCATTTAACCAAATGCAGGCGCAGCACTGTGACTATCTGATCGAGCACAGTGAGCTGCGCTTTTTTGCGTCCGGACAGATCTTGCTGTCTGCTGGGCAACAGGTGGATACGCTATATATTTTGCGCCAGGGCCAGGTCGTCAATGTGGAGCAGGGCGAGGATGTGGACCATGTGGCCGGCGACGTGCTGGCAGTGCGTGAGCTGATCGGCGGGCAGACCTTGGGCAGTGATTACCGCGTTCTGGACGACTGTTTTGCGCTTGGCGTGGACGGTCAGGCGGTGGCGCATTTGCTAAGTGTCAGCGAACCCTTTCGGGAATATTGCTTGCGTGGTGCCAGCAGTCTGCTGGCCAGCGTGTGGCGATCCGCACAGGCCCATGCCAGTGCGGAACTAGGTGCCAGCTATACCTTGGATATGGGCTTGCAGGCCTTGGCGCAGCGGGGCGTACTCAGTTGCCTGCCCGACTGTCCGGTCGAACAGGCGGTTCGGCGCATGCACGAGCGCCAGTTCAGCAGCATTGTCGTGGTCAACGGCGACGACCACCCCCTGGGTATTTTTACCTTGCGCGATTTGCGGCGCTTGATTGCGGGGGGGCATTACGACCCAAGGCAGGCCATGTCTCAGGTCATGACGGCTAATCCGATCTGGTTGGCACCGGATGCCTCGGCGTTCGACGCTGCTTTGTTGATGGTAGAGCACCATATCGGCCATGTGTGTCTGGTACAGGACCATAAAGTGGTTGGCATGGTCTCCGAGCGGGATGTGTTTTCTTTGCAGCGTGTCGATCTGGTGCATTTGTCGCGGGCCTTGCGCTGCGCCCACGATATTGCCGCTTTGGTGGAACTGCAAGCCGATACGGGCCGCTTGGTCGACGCCATGCTGGCGCATGGCGCGCGGCCCGAGCAGTTGACGGCAGTGGTGACCCGTCTGAACGACCACACCGTGCGGCGGGTCATCGAGCTGTGTCTGCCGAGTCAGTCCTTGGCGGATATTGATTTTTGCTGGCTGGCGTTCGGTAGTCAGGCGCGGGGAGAGCAAACCCGTTTTACCGATCAGGACAATGGCATATTATTTGTTGCCGATTCCGCTGCGCAGGCTCAAGCCTGCCGTGAACGTCTGTTGCCGTTTGCGCGCCGGGTCAACGAGGCGCTGGACCGTTGCGGCATGCGCTGGTGCAGCGGCAATATTATGGCCAGCAATCCCGAGTTGTGCCTGTCCGAGCAAGAGTGGCTGCAACGTTTTCAGGTCATGATTGAGCGTCCTGCGCCCGAGCAGTTGCTGGAATCCACTATCTATTTCGATTGTCGCTCCATTTGGGGGTCGGACGCGGTGCTGCAGCGTCTGCAGCGGCGCGTGCTGGGCATGGTCAATGATAATCCGGCGTTTCAGCGCATGCTGGCCCACAGCGCCTGCCAGTCTCGTATTCCCAGCGGCAAGCCGCGCAGCAGGCTTGAGGCGCTGGTGGGGCAGGGCGAGGACATGCTGGATATTAAAAAGCATGCGCTGGCCCCGCTGGTGGATGTGCTGCGGGTATTGGCCTTGGCCTATGGCTGCGATCAAGCCGCGTCGCTGGATCGCCTGGCTTTTTTGACTCAACGCGGGGTGTTTTCACGCGAGGAGTCCGAGGGTCTGCACGAGGCTTACCGATATCTGCAACTGCTGCGCCTGCAGCATCATCAGCGGCAATTGCAACAACAGGGCGAGGCAGACAATCTGATCCGGTTGGATAGCCTGGGGGCATTGGACTCGCGGGTATTGCGCGAAGCCCTGGCGCAGGTGCGCCGCGCCCAGCGTATATTGGCTTTGCGGTACCGGCTGTGA
- a CDS encoding methyl-accepting chemotaxis protein: MLGNQKKSKSASRQSKRATRKELRSRNAGPTGFKISTMLMLGMSIFMLLIVLVGGLSAYYLQQNGESLRVLSKQNERAVTVLNLSNDMMEARVTLMTAARYFEEAGNDDGMLSNAQAAVRNATDKLDKVRKNFSALRADMPPEPELRRLIMGLVASYQAYLDDGIEPMVQALESQDYNTFYFVSTGFGVMRALAFQGSIEELGRYFDLLTERHLEQAEQQSMLALVVIGTGLILGLIIMIVLRIFLGRLALKPLREAGLHFDHIANGDLTQKISYQSGNEIGVLYDAMRRMQQSLQGIVATVREGVDEISSGSGQIFAGNTDLSSRTEQQAASLQETAASLEELASTVRQNSDNANQADKLAQNAASVARRGGESVGAVVNTMNQISTRSGQVADIVNVIDGIAFQTNILALNAAVEAARAGEQGKGFAVVAGEVRSLAQRSAQAAKEIKGLIEASLDEVKTGTQQVANAGEIIQDVVRAVNSVTTLMSEISSASQEQTSGIEQINVAVTQMDAVVQQNASLVEEAAAAAGSLQSQSERLAQAVAQFKINEGDVIDMPERDPEQLETGSAGFLGRPAYS, from the coding sequence ATGTTGGGTAATCAAAAAAAAAGCAAATCGGCGTCTCGGCAATCGAAACGCGCTACAAGGAAAGAACTGCGGTCCCGCAACGCTGGCCCCACCGGATTTAAGATCAGCACCATGCTGATGTTGGGGATGAGCATTTTTATGTTGCTCATCGTGCTGGTGGGGGGGCTGTCGGCCTATTATCTGCAGCAAAATGGAGAGTCGCTGCGGGTGTTGAGCAAACAGAATGAACGTGCGGTCACCGTGCTCAACCTGAGCAATGACATGATGGAGGCGCGCGTCACCTTGATGACTGCGGCTCGTTATTTCGAGGAAGCGGGCAACGATGACGGTATGTTGAGCAATGCCCAGGCGGCGGTGCGCAATGCTACCGACAAATTGGACAAGGTGCGCAAGAACTTTAGCGCCTTGCGTGCCGATATGCCGCCCGAGCCGGAGTTGCGCCGCCTGATCATGGGCCTGGTCGCCTCCTATCAGGCGTATCTGGACGATGGCATCGAGCCTATGGTGCAGGCGCTGGAAAGCCAGGATTACAACACGTTCTACTTTGTCAGTACCGGATTCGGTGTGATGCGCGCCCTGGCATTTCAGGGAAGCATCGAGGAGCTGGGGCGTTATTTCGATTTGCTGACCGAGCGTCATCTGGAGCAGGCCGAACAACAATCCATGCTGGCCCTGGTGGTGATCGGTACCGGTCTGATCCTGGGGTTGATCATCATGATCGTGCTGCGCATTTTCCTGGGCAGATTGGCGCTCAAGCCCTTGCGGGAAGCCGGTTTGCATTTTGACCATATCGCCAATGGCGACCTGACCCAGAAAATAAGCTATCAGTCCGGCAACGAGATCGGCGTGCTGTATGACGCCATGCGCCGCATGCAGCAAAGCCTGCAAGGCATTGTGGCTACAGTGCGTGAAGGCGTGGATGAAATATCGTCGGGTTCCGGACAAATTTTTGCGGGTAATACGGATCTCAGTTCCCGTACCGAGCAGCAGGCCGCTTCGCTGCAGGAAACCGCCGCCAGTCTGGAAGAATTGGCCAGCACGGTACGCCAGAACTCGGACAATGCCAACCAGGCCGACAAGCTGGCCCAGAATGCTGCCAGCGTTGCGCGTCGTGGCGGCGAATCGGTCGGGGCGGTGGTCAACACCATGAATCAGATTTCGACCCGTTCCGGTCAAGTGGCTGATATCGTCAATGTTATCGACGGAATCGCCTTCCAAACCAATATCCTGGCGTTGAATGCAGCGGTGGAGGCGGCCCGGGCCGGTGAGCAGGGTAAAGGCTTTGCCGTGGTGGCAGGTGAGGTACGCAGTCTGGCCCAGCGCAGCGCCCAGGCAGCCAAAGAGATCAAGGGCCTGATTGAAGCGTCGCTGGACGAAGTCAAGACCGGCACGCAGCAGGTTGCCAATGCGGGCGAGATCATTCAGGATGTGGTGCGCGCGGTCAACAGCGTCACGACTTTGATGAGCGAGATTTCCTCGGCATCCCAGGAGCAGACCTCGGGCATCGAGCAGATTAATGTGGCAGTTACCCAGATGGATGCTGTGGTGCAGCAAAATGCCTCGCTGGTCGAGGAGGCGGCAGCGGCTGCTGGTTCGTTGCAGTCGCAATCGGAGCGTCTGGCCCAGGCCGTCGCGCAGTTTAAAATCAACGAGGGCGACGTCATTGATATGCCCGAGCGCGATCCAGAGCAACTGGAAACCGGTTCTGCAGGGTTTTTGGGGCGTCCTGCCTATAGTTGA
- the fliR gene encoding flagellar biosynthetic protein FliR, which yields MLQVTAEQLYAWLNAFLWPFIRILATLAALPFYSESAIPKRAKVGLAVLLTLIVTPTLPPLPNLPTASWTALLIAAQQVLIGLALGLTMRIVFAAVQTAGEFIGLQMGLSFASFFDPATGSNTAVLSRLLNVVAVLLFLALNGHLLVLGVLARTFQVLPIGQGLADNGWGALLDWSGELLMSGMLLALPLIIVLLAINLAFGILNRTAQQLTIFAVGFPITLTIGLILLTVVIPQTTPFLTQLFNAGYEAMMRVAYGLASP from the coding sequence GTGCTTCAGGTCACTGCGGAACAGCTTTACGCCTGGCTGAATGCCTTTCTGTGGCCCTTCATCCGCATCCTGGCCACCCTGGCAGCCTTGCCCTTTTACAGCGAGTCAGCCATCCCCAAGCGCGCCAAAGTGGGGCTGGCCGTCTTGCTGACCCTGATTGTGACGCCTACTCTGCCCCCGCTGCCTAACCTGCCGACGGCTTCGTGGACCGCATTGTTGATTGCTGCCCAGCAAGTGCTGATCGGTCTGGCCCTTGGGTTGACCATGCGCATTGTTTTTGCGGCCGTGCAAACGGCCGGCGAATTTATAGGCCTGCAGATGGGTCTGTCTTTTGCTTCTTTCTTTGACCCGGCCACCGGCTCGAACACCGCTGTGCTCTCGCGCCTGCTCAATGTGGTGGCAGTACTGCTCTTTCTGGCCCTGAACGGACACCTGCTGGTGCTGGGCGTGCTGGCACGCACCTTTCAGGTACTGCCTATCGGCCAGGGACTGGCTGATAATGGTTGGGGTGCCTTGCTCGACTGGAGCGGCGAACTGCTGATGTCGGGCATGCTGCTGGCGCTGCCGCTGATTATCGTGCTGCTGGCCATTAATCTGGCCTTCGGCATCCTGAACCGCACCGCCCAGCAATTGACCATCTTCGCGGTGGGCTTTCCGATTACCCTGACCATAGGCTTGATTCTGCTGACCGTGGTGATCCCGCAGACCACCCCGTTCCTGACCCAACTGTTCAATGCCGGCTACGAGGCCATGATGCGCGTCGCCTACGGCTTGGCAAGCCCTTAA
- the fliN gene encoding flagellar motor switch protein FliN: protein MTDPLNPNDRSAPEDDWAAAMAEQQAGQANQAQGLGQPLDDDWASALAEQTAASTPTADPTASAAAASALFQPIHQSHEGGGSDIDMIMDIPVQLSVELGRTRLTIKNILQLGQGSVVELDGLAGEPLDIYVNGYLIAQGEVVVVDEKYGIRVTDIITPSDRIQRLNGRR, encoded by the coding sequence ATGACCGACCCTCTCAACCCCAACGACCGGTCTGCGCCCGAGGACGACTGGGCCGCCGCCATGGCCGAACAACAGGCCGGCCAGGCCAATCAGGCTCAAGGCCTGGGCCAGCCTCTGGATGACGACTGGGCCTCCGCCCTGGCCGAGCAGACTGCTGCAAGCACTCCAACCGCCGACCCGACCGCCAGCGCGGCAGCAGCCAGCGCGCTGTTCCAGCCCATCCATCAAAGCCACGAAGGCGGCGGCAGCGACATCGACATGATCATGGACATCCCTGTCCAGCTATCCGTCGAGCTAGGCCGCACTCGCCTGACCATCAAGAATATTCTGCAACTGGGCCAGGGCTCGGTCGTGGAGCTGGACGGGTTGGCGGGCGAACCGCTGGACATCTACGTCAATGGCTATCTGATCGCCCAGGGCGAAGTCGTTGTAGTGGACGAAAAATACGGCATCCGCGTCACCGACATCATCACGCCTTCAGACCGCATCCAGCGCCTGAACGGACGCCGCTAG
- a CDS encoding 3'-5' exonuclease — MSVRAWWPWRRDSAVRGTQPDWTQIDTWMWQQAAFTVLDLETSGLDARCHHIVQIGAVRVERGTIALGNLWSGLVRQQGKGSNDSLLIHEISPSRQAAGQELQQVVQDFAVYAQNSLWMAWDADFDLAFLTPAWRAAGLSQPRPACLDLADLAECVLPNWQGRRRGLDDCLAYCGLPAIDRHDALGDALASAQLLQVLISRAQQQGLHAIGQARQAIRRNRQRQAAVF; from the coding sequence GTGAGCGTTCGGGCTTGGTGGCCGTGGCGGCGGGACTCGGCGGTTCGAGGCACACAGCCCGATTGGACCCAGATCGATACCTGGATGTGGCAGCAGGCGGCATTTACTGTGCTTGATCTGGAAACCAGTGGGCTTGACGCCCGTTGCCACCATATTGTCCAGATCGGCGCTGTGCGTGTGGAGCGTGGTACCATTGCCTTGGGTAATCTATGGTCCGGCCTGGTGCGCCAGCAAGGCAAGGGCAGCAACGATAGTCTGTTGATTCACGAAATTAGTCCTAGTCGTCAGGCGGCAGGCCAGGAATTGCAACAGGTCGTGCAGGATTTTGCTGTTTATGCGCAGAATTCGCTGTGGATGGCCTGGGATGCGGATTTTGACCTGGCTTTTTTGACTCCTGCATGGCGGGCAGCCGGTTTGAGTCAGCCGCGGCCTGCGTGTCTGGATCTAGCCGATCTGGCCGAGTGTGTCTTGCCAAATTGGCAAGGTCGGCGGCGTGGTCTGGACGATTGCCTGGCGTATTGCGGTCTGCCGGCCATCGATCGTCACGATGCCTTGGGCGATGCCTTGGCCAGCGCCCAACTGCTGCAAGTGCTGATCAGCCGTGCGCAGCAGCAAGGCCTGCATGCTATCGGACAGGCGCGTCAGGCCATACGTCGGAACCGTCAACGGCAGGCCGCTGTGTTTTAG
- the fliP gene encoding flagellar type III secretion system pore protein FliP (The bacterial flagellar biogenesis protein FliP forms a type III secretion system (T3SS)-type pore required for flagellar assembly.), giving the protein MASFFFPLHHRLPALATVLLLLLAPVDGWAQAVPALTSTPGPNGAQTWSLSIQTLAMLTMMSFLPAVLLMMTGFTRIIIVLGLLRNAMGTGTAPPNMVLVGLALFLTFFTMSPVFDEIYEQAYKPLSENSISFEQALEKGAQPLKTFMLHQTREADLKLFGDMADVGELQSPQDVPLRVLVPAFVTSELKTAFQIGFTIFIPFLIIDLVIASVLMSLGMMMVPPVTISLPFKLMLFVLADGWHLLLGSLARSFYQ; this is encoded by the coding sequence ATGGCCTCTTTCTTTTTCCCGCTGCACCACCGCCTGCCGGCTCTGGCAACCGTGTTGCTTCTGCTGCTGGCCCCCGTGGACGGCTGGGCACAAGCGGTTCCCGCCCTGACCTCCACGCCCGGCCCGAACGGCGCGCAGACCTGGTCGCTCAGCATCCAGACTCTGGCCATGCTGACCATGATGTCGTTCCTGCCGGCCGTGCTGCTGATGATGACCGGTTTTACCCGGATCATCATCGTGCTGGGTCTGTTGCGCAATGCCATGGGCACCGGCACCGCGCCACCGAATATGGTCCTGGTGGGCCTGGCTCTGTTCCTGACCTTCTTCACTATGTCGCCGGTCTTTGACGAGATCTACGAACAGGCCTACAAACCCCTATCCGAAAACAGCATCAGCTTTGAACAGGCTCTGGAAAAAGGCGCACAGCCGCTCAAGACCTTTATGCTGCATCAGACCCGCGAAGCCGACCTGAAGCTGTTCGGCGACATGGCCGACGTGGGCGAGCTGCAAAGCCCGCAAGATGTTCCCTTGCGTGTCCTGGTGCCTGCGTTTGTCACCAGTGAACTGAAAACCGCTTTTCAAATCGGTTTCACCATTTTCATTCCCTTTCTGATCATCGATCTGGTCATTGCCAGCGTGCTGATGTCCCTGGGGATGATGATGGTGCCGCCGGTGACCATATCTCTGCCCTTCAAGCTCATGCTCTTCGTGCTGGCCGATGGCTGGCATCTGCTGCTGGGTTCGCTGGCCCGCAGCTTTTACCAGTAA
- a CDS encoding methyl-accepting chemotaxis protein yields MLFKNMSLKVGMTFFVVILMVLTLASAGSTLYYFHTLLDQSSGAQVLKLLQEHQTLVNSSYGLLLVLAILAGLGALLYFVRRVVHPMDDFATHFDAIAKGDLTQRIHVLTENEVGQLFGSLRRMQESLSKTMSVIRHGLEEIQAGAQEIAQGNNNISSRTEEQAASLQETAASMEQLAGTVRQNADNAQQANQLAATASDVAHRGGSAVNEVVATMQGISASSNKISDIVGVIDSIAFQTNILALNAAVEAARAGEQGKGFAVVAAEVRALAQRSAQAAREITALIEDSVRKVTEGSSQVERAGATMQEIVDSVRRVTDIMGEITAATIEQSSGIDQVNRAVSQMDDTTQYNARLVEQAALASAGLSEQVNHVNEAIASFRVPGAEVIDVKARRVATRRAVANGTGRETRPGSALPGKARAAAKPAPQAKGLAAPTATDKSTAKAPAPEREDQRLRRPDLSGKSAPASDDDWEEF; encoded by the coding sequence ATGCTATTTAAGAATATGAGCCTCAAGGTCGGCATGACCTTCTTCGTTGTTATTCTGATGGTTCTGACGCTGGCTTCGGCGGGTTCCACGCTGTATTACTTCCATACGTTGCTCGATCAGAGCTCGGGCGCGCAGGTGCTCAAGCTGTTGCAGGAACACCAGACATTGGTCAACAGCAGCTATGGTTTGTTGCTGGTGCTGGCGATTTTGGCTGGTCTGGGCGCGCTGCTGTATTTTGTGCGTCGGGTCGTTCACCCTATGGATGATTTCGCGACTCACTTTGACGCCATCGCCAAAGGCGATTTGACCCAGCGCATCCACGTGCTGACCGAAAACGAAGTGGGGCAGTTGTTTGGTTCCTTGCGCCGCATGCAGGAATCCTTGTCCAAGACCATGAGCGTGATCCGTCACGGCTTGGAAGAAATCCAGGCCGGAGCCCAAGAGATCGCGCAAGGCAATAACAATATCAGCAGCCGTACCGAAGAGCAGGCCGCTTCTTTGCAGGAAACCGCCGCCAGCATGGAGCAGTTGGCCGGCACCGTGCGCCAGAATGCCGACAATGCACAGCAAGCCAACCAACTGGCGGCCACGGCCTCCGATGTGGCCCATCGCGGCGGCAGCGCGGTCAACGAAGTCGTGGCGACGATGCAAGGGATTTCGGCCAGCTCGAACAAGATTTCCGATATCGTCGGGGTGATCGACAGCATTGCGTTTCAGACTAATATTCTGGCCTTGAATGCGGCGGTGGAAGCGGCCCGTGCGGGTGAGCAGGGCAAGGGTTTTGCCGTCGTGGCGGCCGAAGTTCGTGCCCTGGCCCAACGCAGCGCCCAGGCAGCCCGCGAAATTACGGCCCTGATCGAAGATTCTGTGCGTAAGGTAACCGAAGGGTCGTCTCAGGTGGAACGCGCCGGTGCCACCATGCAGGAAATCGTGGACTCCGTGCGTCGGGTCACCGACATCATGGGGGAGATCACCGCCGCTACCATCGAACAGTCTTCGGGCATCGATCAGGTCAATCGGGCCGTGTCGCAAATGGATGACACCACCCAGTACAACGCGCGTCTGGTCGAACAGGCCGCGCTGGCATCGGCTGGGTTGAGCGAGCAGGTCAATCATGTGAATGAAGCGATTGCTTCGTTTCGGGTGCCTGGCGCGGAAGTCATCGATGTCAAGGCGCGTCGTGTCGCCACCCGCCGGGCCGTTGCCAATGGCACTGGCAGAGAGACTCGTCCCGGTTCGGCCTTGCCTGGCAAGGCCCGCGCCGCGGCCAAGCCAGCTCCTCAGGCCAAAGGCTTGGCTGCCCCGACTGCAACTGACAAAAGCACTGCCAAGGCACCGGCCCCCGAGCGCGAAGATCAGCGCTTGCGGCGTCCCGACTTGAGCGGCAAGTCCGCGCCTGCATCAGACGACGATTGGGAGGAGTTTTGA
- the fliM gene encoding flagellar motor switch protein FliM, which produces MSYQSFLSQDEVDALLAGVTGEGADAKPQDENTSGVRAYDLTSPDRVVRHRMQTLELINERFARRLRSTMLSFMRRNADITVGSIRIQKYSDFERNLPVPSNLNMISLKPLRGVSLFTFDPNLVFLIIDSLFGGHGRYNTRVEGRDFTTTEQRIIQRLLTLTLESYCGAWESIYPLEAEYMRSEMHTKFASISSGNDIVVVTSFNIEFGAQGGNLNICLPYSMIEPVRDILTRPLQDTGSNAIDQRWTQQLSRQVRSAQVELIADFVNIDMTIAGLTQLKVNDVLPIDIPDLIQAHVDGVPVLECRYGTSNGRYALRVQNILATNDTDLTKGTSL; this is translated from the coding sequence ATGTCGTATCAGAGCTTCCTATCCCAAGACGAAGTCGATGCACTGCTGGCCGGTGTCACCGGCGAAGGCGCTGACGCCAAACCCCAGGACGAAAACACCTCGGGAGTACGCGCTTACGACCTGACTTCGCCCGACCGCGTGGTGCGCCATCGCATGCAGACGCTGGAGCTGATCAACGAGCGCTTCGCCCGTCGCCTGCGTTCGACCATGCTCAGCTTCATGCGTCGCAATGCCGACATCACCGTAGGCTCCATCCGCATCCAGAAATACTCGGATTTCGAGCGCAACCTGCCGGTGCCCAGCAACCTGAACATGATCTCGCTCAAGCCCTTGCGCGGCGTGTCCCTGTTCACTTTCGATCCGAATCTGGTCTTTCTGATCATCGACAGCCTGTTCGGCGGCCACGGCCGCTATAACACCCGTGTCGAAGGGCGCGACTTCACCACCACCGAACAGCGCATCATTCAGCGCCTGCTGACCCTGACACTGGAGAGCTATTGCGGCGCCTGGGAATCCATCTACCCGCTGGAAGCGGAATACATGCGCTCGGAGATGCACACCAAGTTCGCCAGCATCAGCAGCGGCAACGACATTGTGGTGGTCACCTCGTTCAACATCGAGTTCGGCGCACAAGGCGGCAACCTGAACATCTGCTTGCCCTACTCCATGATCGAGCCGGTGCGCGACATTCTGACCCGGCCACTGCAGGATACCGGTTCAAACGCCATCGATCAGCGCTGGACGCAACAGCTCTCGCGCCAGGTGCGCAGCGCCCAGGTCGAACTGATCGCCGATTTCGTGAACATAGACATGACCATCGCCGGGCTCACCCAGCTCAAGGTCAACGATGTGCTGCCCATCGACATCCCCGACCTCATTCAGGCCCACGTGGACGGCGTGCCCGTACTGGAATGCCGCTACGGCACATCCAACGGCCGCTACGCCCTGCGCGTGCAAAACATACTGGCTACCAACGACACCGACTTGACTAAAGGTACGTCCCTATGA
- the fliQ gene encoding flagellar biosynthesis protein FliQ, producing MTPEAVMSMTYTALKLALTMAGPMLIVVLIVGLGISIFQAATQINEMTLSFIPKLLAMGITVVLLGPWLINTMVDYMQNLLRGIPGLVN from the coding sequence ATGACCCCTGAAGCCGTCATGTCCATGACGTATACCGCGCTCAAGCTGGCCCTGACCATGGCCGGCCCCATGCTGATCGTGGTTCTGATCGTGGGTCTGGGCATCAGCATTTTCCAGGCTGCCACCCAGATCAACGAGATGACCCTGTCCTTCATCCCCAAACTGCTGGCGATGGGCATTACCGTGGTGCTGCTGGGCCCCTGGCTGATCAACACCATGGTCGACTACATGCAGAACCTGTTGCGCGGCATTCCCGGCCTGGTCAACTGA
- the fliO gene encoding flagellar biosynthetic protein FliO: protein MDQGQLVRIMLSLLLVVGLILAAAWVARRGGMLRQGGNKRRIHILDSQRLGTRASLALVRVDDREILIGITPQHISLLHSDATPAAGKDFDTHLDQARSSS from the coding sequence ATGGACCAGGGCCAGCTCGTCAGAATTATGCTCAGCCTGCTGCTGGTGGTGGGCCTGATTCTGGCGGCAGCCTGGGTGGCGCGACGCGGCGGCATGCTGCGCCAGGGGGGCAACAAACGCCGCATCCATATTCTGGACAGCCAGCGGCTGGGGACGCGGGCCAGTCTGGCACTGGTCCGGGTCGACGACCGCGAAATCCTCATCGGTATCACACCCCAGCACATCAGCCTGTTGCACAGCGACGCAACCCCAGCCGCTGGCAAGGACTTCGACACCCATCTGGATCAGGCTCGCTCGTCCAGCTGA